The segment ACGACCCGTTGAACTTCCTCTTGAACTCGCGCGTGTCCTTCACCGACGTGATGATCTTGAGGTCGCTCTCGTGGAAAATGTTCGTCTCGTTCCGCGTCGTGTTGGTGACGGTGTAGTGGACCGTGACGCCCGGATCGATGTGCGAGGTGAACCGGGCGACGATCTTCGGCCGGTCGGCGACGTACTCGCCGTGCCTCAGCGGAAACTGATCTCCCGTCCCGATGAAGGTGTCGCCGTCGTAGTCGCTGTCGGGCGGGGTGCACGTCGTGAGGGCGGAGGTGCCGCCGACGATGCCCGCGCTCGTGCCCGGGTCATCGAGCGGGACCGCGAGAGCCGTCGTGTTCGTCGATGTCTCGGCGTTCAGCGCGGCGAGGTACTCGTCCCATGGGATTCCCTTCCTGAAGCTGCGGGTGATCTCGGCCGTCCCGTCGGGCCGCACGTGCTTGACGATCCTGGCGGTCATGTCGTCGAGCGTGGGCCGGACCTTCTTCGGCGTTGCGGGTGGCGCCGCGAGGGCCGCGCTGGCCGCGAGGGCCAGCAGTGCCGTCACGGGTCGCAGGTATCGCTTCTTCGTCATGCACACACCTCCCCGAACCTCTGTGGTTCCGGGCGCCCGCCCGAGGGGGGGCGGAGTTCACCCGGTTACAGGAGGTATGAACGGACAGGAATCGGCGGCGCGCGACGCGGACGATCTCCGGCGCGGCAACTCGTCAAACTCCGAACCATGGCGTGCCGCCCGGATGAGACACTTCATGAGAACCCGCGTCCTGATTGATGTTTCGAGACGATAAATAACTTCGCTAATTGTCTACGAATCGACGTATACTCCCGCCCACGCACTCCTCTCGCCGCGAACCACGATGGCTCCCCGCTCGCCCCGCCGAGGGCCCCCGCGCGCCGCGCCGGGTGGAGGAGGAGGGTGGCCCGACGCTCCCGGATCTCGGCGATCCGCGAGGGGTGGGCCCGCGATCCCAAGGAGGAGAGGTTCATGGTGATGCATCGAACCGAACGACGAACGCGACGATGGCTCGCACGCGCGGCGTGGCTCGCCCTCGCCGTCGCGGCATGGGCGCCGTCGCCACTGCTGGCCCAGAGCGCAACGGTGACCGCCGACGAGGGGTACCTCATCGGCACGGGAACGGGACAGGGCGTGAGCGGGGCCCTTCAGGGTCCGTTCACGCAGGGCCACCTCGTCGCCGCGACCAGAAGCCTGCTCCCGGCCGCGGGCGACACGTATCTCTACGTGGTGGCGGCAAGCGACGACACGGGAACCGCCGGCGTCCTGGCAGATTTCCTCCAGTCCGCGCCGGCCTCGGGGGCGGTCACGGGCGTCGGCCCGTGGACAGCCTGCGCGGCCGGCGCCCCGAACGCTCCGGACTGGGACCCGCCGGCGGCATTCCCCGTGGCGAACCCGGCAGGCGTCAATGCGGCCATCGCGGCGTGCAACGCCGGTGGTCTGGCCGCGGGCACGACGAGCGTCCAGTGGGTCGGCTTCTACGACCAGGGAGGGGGCGTCATCGCCTCCGGGGAGGACAACACATCATCGGCAGGGGACTTCGGCACCGCCGGCACGGTCGCGACCTTCGCGCACTGGATGTGGTTCAACCCGGCCGGGTTCGCCGATCCGTTCTCGCCGGGGGCGACTCCCGGCAAGGAGTACTACATCTTCCGGCTCCCTCTGAGCTGGATCCAGAACAAGGTCGTGGTCTCGCTCGCCGGGGACTATCACAACACGACCGGCGGCCCCATCAACAGCTTCGAGTGGACCATTTCCGGCATCTACACGAACCTGATCAACTCCTACAACGGGCCCTACGTGAACAACGGGGGCAACGCCGACGCGGCGACCAAGTTCGGCGCTCCGACCCTCACGAACGACGGCACGAACACCACGATCACGTGGCCCGCGCTCGCTCCGATCGCCACCGGGAAGTTCGTGCATCTCGGGTTCACGGTGCTTGGAAACGTGGTCTCGTCGCTGGCCACGGGGATGGACCCCAACTCCCTCGTCGTGTGCAACCACCAGCTCAACGTCCACGTCGATCCGCCGATGCTCCAGGGCCGCAACATGCACACGCCGCTCAGGGACGGATTCGTCACCTTCGACAACGCGGGCACCTCCGGCGGAAATTGCGAGTCGACGACCCTGTTCGTGCGCAACGTCGTCGGCGAATGGTACGAGGACGATCTCGCGGCGCTCGAAGACCTTCTCGCGGCGAGCCAGCAGGATCCCTCGCGTCCCCACCCGGGCCCCATCCGGCACTTCGCCGTCAAGGGCACCAGCAACGACGTCGTCTCGGTCGCGCCGGGAGCGACCAGCGCCCCCGTCAGGCTCTCGGTGATGCCGACGGTCCGGACCAACTACGGCGCCATCATCTACACCGTTGGAACCTCGGCCGTTCCTGATCCGAACGATTCGATCCAGTACGCGCTCATCCCGGTCTTCCAGGACATCGCCCCCATCCCCACGCTTTCCGAATGGGGGATGATTGCCGTCACGGGGCTGCTGCTTCTGACCGGCGCCCTGATGATCCGGAAACGAGGCCGGCAGGCCCCGACCGCCTGACCCGACGGGCCCCGGTCGCCGCCCGGCGATCGGGGCTCTTGCCCTCGCTCGTGAGACCCGGCCACACTCCGCACGATGAGTCCGGCGTCATCGAGACTGACGCCCGAGCGCCTGGCGATTTCGCCTGCCTGACACCGAGACGTGTAGAATGCCGGGATGGCGTACGATTGCCCACGCGGAGCGCGTGAGCCACCTTTCAATCTGCAGATTTGCGGAGTTGTCTCGAACCCCGATGTACCCCATCCGCTGGTGAAGGACGCCTGACATGATCCAACTCGTCGTGCTCTGCCGAGCCGTGCTCGCCTTCGCGCTCCTCGCAGCAGGCCCCGTCCAGGCTCACCAGGGCGCCGTCGAAGCGACGGAATTCCGGTCGCCGATGGTGATCGACACCATCTTCGTCGCGGCCGACCGCTCACGCTGGCTCTCGAAGGGATCCTCGTTCGATTGGTTCAGCGCCGACGAGTACAGGGTGCTCGGGAAATACCGCTGCGATGGCCTGTCGATCCGCGCCAACGACTATGCCAACGCCGGCGCCTGGGACAGCGGCCTTTACTTTCGACCCCGCGAACTCCCGGACGGCATGGTCGAAGTGGAAGTCTGGGTCTCGGTCCTGAACCCAAGGAAGAATCACGACAAGAGCGTCACGGTGACGCTGGAAGTCAGGAACGGCGACGAAGTGGTCACCACGGCCACGATCGGGCCATGGAAGGTTGAAGACAAAGGGAGGGAAAAGGTGCGGAAGGGCAGCCTGACCGTGCCTTCAAGTCAGCTCAAGACCGACCCTATGACCAGCCTTCGAATCACCCTCACCGCCCGCGACATCTGACTCCCCTACTCCTCCCCCGCCCCCACGTAGATCGGCCGGATGTCCACCGGGATCCCCTTCAGCCGATCGAGCGCCGCCTGCAAGTCCGGCGGCACCTTCGCGTACGTGTCGAGGAGCTTCTTCGCGCCGGCGTAGTCCCCGAGAGCCTGGACCATGCAGATGTCGTGGACGAGCCCCTTGATCCCCTCGTCGAACTTCGCGAAGTCGACCGACAGGCGGCCCGACGCCGTGTCGAGGACGAACGCCCCGCGCTCGACGAGGTAGTTGTACTGCAGCGCCACCCCCTGCCCGTGAGCCTCGGTGATCCCGAAGCGCACCGAGCGGAACATCCCGGCGGCGAACGTCACGGCCAGATCCCGGCGAAGGGACTCCGGAAAGACCTTCTTCCCGATAAGGAACGAGACGTTGTAGACCCCCATGACGTCGGCCTTGGCCTCCTCGAGAGCCGAGAAGAGATCCTTCAGCTCGAGGCGCGCCTCGGTCTCCCGGCCCCCCACGCGAATCTTCCCCGGCCCCAGGCCGTGGCTCAGCTCGTGGAAGAGCGTCTCGTTGAAGAAGGCCTCGGGGGTCACGAACGGTAGCTGATCCGCCGCGATCGTCCGGGCGGCGATCGGCTTCAGGATCGCGGTGAACTTCGCGTCCATGACGTTTCGGAGGAGGATCTTCTTGCTCCCCTTCGCCTCGCGGACCCTCTCGTCGTTCGGGAGGTTGTACGCGATCGTCTGCACGCCGGCGCGCGTGTCGCCGGCCGTGAAGACCTCGTCCACGACGCCGATCGGCGACTCGGCCCCGCGGTTGAGGTTCTTGTGCTCGTCGGGGATGGGGAGGTTCCGCTCCATCGCCGGCAGCTCGCTCTTGTACCCCGCGAGCTTCGCCGACGCGACGGGATCCTTGATCGTCACGAACGACTCGAAGGCCGCCTTGTAGCCGAAGAGGCGATCCTCGTAGGTCTCGTACGGGCCGATCGTGATCTCGATCGGTGAGTCGAGATCCATCCAGGCCATGTCCGAGTCGAAGTAGTCGCCGGAGGCGAAGGCGGCGGCGCGCGCGAGCAGGTACTTCTTGAGGGACTCGTTGCGCGTCACTCCGGCGGCCTCCTTCAGGAAGGTCGCCGCCGGGGCGAGCCATGCCGCGTACTCCTTCGCGTACGGCACGGCGACGAGTCCCCCCGCCTTCATCTCGTCCCTGCGGATGACGGTGTAGAGCCCCTTGAACGCCCCGGCGTCGGCCGGGTGAGCCTGAATCCAGGACTCGAACTCCGCCTTCGTCAGGTCGGGGGGATAGAAGCCCGCCCCCTCGGGGCGCACCTGATCGCCGAGGAAGGGCTTCTCGTCGAGCCGATCCCACGGCCCCGCGCTCAGATCGAAGTAGGCGAGGGCCGGGCGGTACGCCGCGTTTCCCGCGGCCATCCGCCGGAGCTGCTCCCGGAGGGCGCCGTTGTCGGCCCAGGCCTGACGCAGGAAGATCTGCGAGATCTCGCGGCTCGCGGCGACGAGGCGATCGATGACCCGGCGGTCTTCCGCGCCGAAGGCCGACAGGTTCGCCTCGACGCGCGTCGGGGCGAACTGCGCCAGGCGGTCGAGGACATCGGGCGTGACGGCCCCGGCGACGGGGGCGGCGTGCGCCTCCTTCATCCGCGTCGAGCTTCCCGGGCTCGCGACCGCCGCCGCGGCCGAAGCCAGCGCGACGACGAGAACGGTGGTGATGCGCATGTGTCGCCTCCCATCACGTCAGCAGGAACCAGATCGCGGCGCCGGCGGCGAGCCGGTACCAGGCAAAGGGCCGGAAATCGTGGGTCGCGACCCAGCGGAGCAGGAACCTCACCGTCACCAGCCCCGACACGAACGCCGCGGCGAACCCCGTCGCGAAGAACGAGGCATCGCCCATGTCGAGATCGTGGCGCACCTTGAAGAGCGAGTACAAGCTCGCGGCGAGCATCGTGGGGATGGCGAGGAGGAACGAGAACTGGGTCGCCGCGCGGCGATCGAGGCCGAAGGCCATCCCGCCCATGATCGTCGTCGCCGAGCGCGACATGCCGGGAAAGAGCGAGAGGCACTGCGCGAGGCCAATCGAGAGGGCGCTCCGCGCCGGGATCGAGTCGACGTCCTGAACGACGGGGCGCGGGTGGTAGCGCTCGACCAGGAGGATGCCGACCGCGCCGGTGATGAGGGCGATGCCGACGGTCCGTGGAGAGTAAAGATTTCTCTCGATCCAGCCGTGAAAAAACAGCCCGGCCACAGCCGCTGGAACGAACGCGAGGGCGAGATTCAAGACGGCGCGCCGCCCCGCGCCCCCCCGACCGGCGTCGAGGGCGAGGCGCGAGAGCATCCCGCGCGTCTCCCAGACGACGGCGACGATCGCGCCGAGCTGGATGAAGATCTCGAAGGCCTTCGCCTTCTCCCCCGTGAACCCGAGGAGGTATCCCGCGACGATGAGGTGGCCGGTGGAGGAGACGGGGATGAACTCCGTCATCCCCTCGACCACGCCGAGGATTGCGGCGATCATCGCGCCCCCTCGCGGACGCCCGCCGGGACGGCGTCCGCGACGGCCTCGGGCGCCGCAAGCGCCGCGGGGAGGAAGAGGAGGGCCGTCAGGAGGCAGTTCACGGTCCCCAGCACCGCGACGACGCCGACGCTCCGCATCCCGGGGAAGCTCGAGAAGCACAGCGAGCCGAATCCGGCGACGTTCGTGAGGGCGGCCATCCCGACCGCCTTCCCCGTCTCCATCAGCCCGCCGTCGAGCTTCCCGCCGCTCGCGCGCATGCGATGGATGATGTGGATGCCGTAGTCGACCCCCGAGCCGAGGATCATCGTGGCGGTGAAGGCGTTCACGAAGTTCATCTCGATGCCGAGGAGGCTCATGCACCCCAGCATCATCACGATGCCGCCGAGCACCTGGGCGTTCGCCAGCATCGCGAGCTTGAAGCTCTGGAGATCGAGGATCAGGAGCACGGTCACGAGCAGGATGCCGATGGCGACGGCGCGCTTCGAGTCCCGCAGGAAGATGCGGCGGAGCTCGGAGCTGACGACGTTGACGCCGGTGATCGTGATGGCGGGATCCCCTCCCGAGAGCGCCTCCGAGATCCCGGGCGGCACCTCGCGGCGCCATTTCGCGGAGTCGAGGTAGAGGTAGACGGCGGCGCGGTATCCCGAGGGCTTCTCCTTGATGTACCGCCCGAGAAGGCTGCCGAGCTCCTTCCCCTTCAGCGCGTCGACGCCGACGGGGCGATCGACGTCCATCATCTGCTTCAGCTCGACGAGATAATCGTCGAAG is part of the Acidobacteriota bacterium genome and harbors:
- a CDS encoding IPTL-CTERM sorting domain-containing protein, with translation MARRSRISAIREGWARDPKEERFMVMHRTERRTRRWLARAAWLALAVAAWAPSPLLAQSATVTADEGYLIGTGTGQGVSGALQGPFTQGHLVAATRSLLPAAGDTYLYVVAASDDTGTAGVLADFLQSAPASGAVTGVGPWTACAAGAPNAPDWDPPAAFPVANPAGVNAAIAACNAGGLAAGTTSVQWVGFYDQGGGVIASGEDNTSSAGDFGTAGTVATFAHWMWFNPAGFADPFSPGATPGKEYYIFRLPLSWIQNKVVVSLAGDYHNTTGGPINSFEWTISGIYTNLINSYNGPYVNNGGNADAATKFGAPTLTNDGTNTTITWPALAPIATGKFVHLGFTVLGNVVSSLATGMDPNSLVVCNHQLNVHVDPPMLQGRNMHTPLRDGFVTFDNAGTSGGNCESTTLFVRNVVGEWYEDDLAALEDLLAASQQDPSRPHPGPIRHFAVKGTSNDVVSVAPGATSAPVRLSVMPTVRTNYGAIIYTVGTSAVPDPNDSIQYALIPVFQDIAPIPTLSEWGMIAVTGLLLLTGALMIRKRGRQAPTA
- a CDS encoding undecaprenyl-diphosphate phosphatase, translating into MIAAILGVVEGMTEFIPVSSTGHLIVAGYLLGFTGEKAKAFEIFIQLGAIVAVVWETRGMLSRLALDAGRGGAGRRAVLNLALAFVPAAVAGLFFHGWIERNLYSPRTVGIALITGAVGILLVERYHPRPVVQDVDSIPARSALSIGLAQCLSLFPGMSRSATTIMGGMAFGLDRRAATQFSFLLAIPTMLAASLYSLFKVRHDLDMGDASFFATGFAAAFVSGLVTVRFLLRWVATHDFRPFAWYRLAAGAAIWFLLT